The following coding sequences lie in one Kribbella sp. NBC_00709 genomic window:
- a CDS encoding heparinase II/III domain-containing protein: MIRWLLVFGLVAGGLAGTSGVASARTGPGIAIAADLPEPEAAQFVPGATNVVPATGVSAKSAQATATATGGTYTCPGFSTVDDATPLSSVLQDTYSWGGFKPYKVGDGNGNVNWKLNPYSNPSWYMWFHSLRWLGQGITAASLGDTAAIDHVTAIVKDWVHDNPYSWKADVGAWESTMHRTNVIICTRQAVLAGLNVTTLPSQYSWLDTALLDHAKFLVNNWSGAWNHGTDESIALFGVGCTLDRTDYTTLAQQRLNAGITTSIDAEGSTNEQSTAYAQFNYSLWGRAVDVLRACGADPGTTISARRTLLANWLALATNSLGNLHQIGDSEIVRTAAVAGTPLEYAGSLGATGIAPTDRVGMFSAGYVFGRSGWGTFANQASYSIRYGPTRQLHGHSDHTSLTYTARGRDILIDGGHAGYQNDVWRTWAKSPFASSAMTTPLSADTLPATKLTRSQVKPNADFFEFSDVPGAGISRVRAVLVLSNPDLVVTLDRASSKTAQQFQTLWHLPADQKATVYSRTTALAAKPGEDTRTILFQVPYRQALPPGAILLKQAQTKPIQGWTYPNINTRLSAPTLMFARSGTTASILSFIAPVKASGAVTYTTRWSGTTYVVDLSVAGVRTSIGITAGGSLVRLT; encoded by the coding sequence ATGATCAGATGGTTGTTGGTGTTCGGCCTGGTCGCCGGGGGGCTGGCAGGCACCAGCGGAGTCGCGTCGGCCAGGACCGGTCCGGGGATCGCGATCGCCGCGGATCTGCCGGAGCCGGAGGCTGCGCAGTTCGTGCCGGGGGCAACGAACGTGGTCCCGGCGACCGGCGTCTCGGCGAAGAGCGCGCAGGCGACGGCCACCGCGACGGGTGGCACGTACACCTGCCCTGGTTTCAGTACCGTCGACGACGCGACTCCGCTGTCGTCCGTCCTGCAGGACACCTATTCCTGGGGCGGGTTCAAGCCGTACAAGGTTGGTGACGGCAACGGAAACGTCAACTGGAAGCTCAACCCGTACAGCAATCCCAGCTGGTACATGTGGTTCCATTCGCTTCGTTGGCTGGGCCAAGGAATCACCGCGGCGAGCCTGGGCGACACCGCCGCGATCGATCACGTAACGGCGATCGTCAAGGACTGGGTCCACGACAATCCGTACTCCTGGAAGGCCGATGTCGGCGCCTGGGAATCGACCATGCACCGCACCAACGTGATCATTTGCACCCGGCAAGCAGTTCTCGCCGGCCTGAACGTCACCACGCTGCCGTCGCAGTACAGCTGGCTCGACACGGCGTTGCTCGATCACGCCAAGTTCCTGGTCAACAACTGGAGCGGCGCGTGGAACCACGGCACCGACGAGAGCATCGCGCTGTTCGGTGTCGGCTGCACCCTCGACCGCACGGACTACACGACGCTCGCGCAGCAGCGCCTGAACGCGGGCATCACGACCTCGATCGACGCCGAGGGTTCGACCAACGAGCAGTCGACCGCCTACGCGCAGTTCAACTATTCCCTCTGGGGGCGTGCTGTCGACGTACTGCGGGCCTGCGGCGCCGACCCCGGTACGACGATCAGCGCACGCCGCACCTTGCTGGCGAACTGGCTCGCCCTGGCAACGAACTCGCTGGGCAACCTGCACCAGATCGGCGACTCCGAGATCGTGCGTACTGCGGCTGTCGCCGGAACACCGCTCGAGTACGCCGGAAGCCTCGGCGCCACCGGGATCGCGCCGACTGACCGGGTCGGCATGTTCTCCGCGGGCTACGTCTTCGGCCGATCCGGGTGGGGCACGTTCGCGAACCAGGCGTCGTACAGCATCAGGTACGGGCCGACGCGGCAGCTGCACGGGCACAGCGACCACACGTCGCTCACGTACACCGCCCGCGGCCGGGACATCCTGATCGACGGCGGGCATGCCGGCTACCAGAACGATGTCTGGCGGACCTGGGCGAAGAGCCCGTTCGCCAGCAGCGCGATGACGACGCCGCTGTCGGCCGACACGCTGCCTGCGACCAAGCTGACCCGGTCCCAGGTGAAACCGAACGCGGACTTCTTCGAGTTCTCCGACGTGCCCGGGGCCGGCATCAGCCGCGTCCGCGCCGTCCTGGTGCTCAGCAATCCGGACCTGGTCGTCACGCTCGACCGTGCTTCGTCCAAGACCGCGCAACAGTTCCAGACGCTCTGGCACCTGCCCGCGGACCAGAAGGCGACGGTGTACTCGCGGACTACCGCCCTGGCGGCGAAGCCAGGTGAGGACACCCGGACGATCCTGTTCCAGGTGCCGTACCGGCAGGCGCTGCCGCCCGGTGCGATCCTGCTCAAGCAGGCGCAGACGAAGCCGATCCAGGGGTGGACCTACCCGAACATCAACACCCGGCTGTCGGCGCCGACCCTGATGTTCGCGCGGTCCGGTACGACGGCGTCGATCCTGTCGTTCATCGCGCCCGTCAAGGCCTCCGGCGCCGTCACGTACACGACCCGCTGGTCCGGTACGACGTACGTGGTCGACCTGAGCGTTGCCGGCGTACGCACGTCGATCGGCATCACCGCAGGCGGCTCACTCGTCCGCCTGACCTGA
- a CDS encoding alpha-L-fucosidase, which produces MTDPSEVRPSARQLAWQRQELTAFVHFGPNTFTDLEWGTGLDDPAVFDPSELDCGQWVRTLVAAGFKSVILTAKHHDGFCLWPSKYLPHTVAASPYSGDVVAELSTACRSAGLGFGIYLSPADLYQEKAPGGYYGNGSPAVESVIGEFTYTVDDYNRFYLQQLHELLTSYGPIAEVWLDGANPTSSAQTYDYEAWFDLIRRLAPDATIAIGGPDVRWVGNEDGFARETEWSVVPFAGGQMVAAQSAPDVAGAELMAQADELRWYPAEVDVSIRPGWFYHASEDAAVKSVRELLDIYRKSVGRNAVLLLNIPPDRRGLFASPDVAALLEFGAAVREYYGTDLVLPATINVLDLREDIESGQQVSEFAVDALIDDSWTEVARGTTIGHRRLLTLPAPITPTDVRVRILSARTEATVSLTVHFDPLLSGQADE; this is translated from the coding sequence GTGACCGATCCGTCCGAGGTCCGTCCGTCGGCCCGGCAGCTCGCATGGCAGCGGCAGGAGTTGACTGCGTTCGTGCATTTCGGGCCGAACACATTCACGGACCTGGAGTGGGGGACCGGTCTGGACGATCCGGCGGTCTTCGATCCGTCGGAGCTGGACTGTGGGCAATGGGTGCGGACATTGGTCGCCGCTGGATTCAAGAGCGTGATCCTGACGGCCAAGCATCACGACGGCTTCTGTTTGTGGCCGAGCAAGTACCTGCCGCATACCGTTGCCGCGAGCCCGTACTCCGGCGACGTGGTCGCGGAGCTGTCGACGGCCTGCCGGTCCGCCGGGCTTGGTTTCGGCATCTATCTGTCGCCGGCGGATCTGTACCAGGAGAAGGCGCCGGGCGGGTACTACGGCAACGGGAGCCCGGCGGTCGAGTCGGTCATCGGGGAGTTCACCTACACGGTCGACGACTACAACCGGTTCTATCTACAGCAGCTGCACGAGTTGCTGACGTCGTACGGTCCGATTGCTGAGGTCTGGCTGGACGGGGCGAATCCGACGAGTAGTGCGCAGACTTACGACTACGAGGCCTGGTTCGACCTGATCCGGCGGCTGGCCCCGGACGCCACGATCGCGATCGGCGGGCCGGACGTGCGCTGGGTCGGGAACGAGGACGGCTTCGCGCGCGAGACCGAGTGGAGCGTCGTACCGTTCGCCGGCGGGCAGATGGTGGCTGCGCAGAGCGCGCCGGACGTTGCCGGTGCTGAACTGATGGCGCAGGCCGACGAGCTGCGGTGGTATCCGGCCGAGGTCGACGTGTCGATCCGGCCGGGGTGGTTCTACCATGCGTCGGAGGACGCTGCGGTCAAGTCGGTGCGGGAGCTACTGGACATCTATCGCAAGTCGGTTGGGCGCAACGCCGTACTGCTGCTGAACATCCCGCCGGATCGGCGTGGACTGTTCGCGTCACCGGATGTTGCTGCGCTGCTGGAGTTCGGTGCTGCGGTGCGCGAGTACTACGGGACCGATCTGGTGCTGCCGGCAACGATCAACGTGCTCGATCTCCGCGAAGACATCGAGTCGGGGCAGCAGGTCTCGGAGTTTGCCGTCGACGCGCTGATCGACGACTCGTGGACCGAGGTCGCCCGCGGCACCACCATCGGCCACCGCCGGCTGCTCACGCTGCCCGCGCCGATCACGCCCACCGACGTACGCGTCCGCATCCTGTCCGCCCGGACCGAAGCGACGGTCTCCCTGACCGTCCACTTCGATCCGTTGCTGTCAGGTCAGGCGGACGAGTGA
- a CDS encoding FAD-binding oxidoreductase: MSDPLVARLRSVLGDGAVVDDPDVLDSHRHDHATFSPAGVPRLLVRPTSTAEVQDVLRAASEFRVPVVTQGARTGLSGAANASDGCLLLSTSRMNRILEVSVEDQVAVVQPGVVNADLSRAVLEQELFYPPDPSSWEMSTIGGNIATNAGGLCCVKYGVTSDFVRAVEVVLASGEVVRTGRRAAKGVAGYDLTRLIVGSEGTLGVVTEATLALRPAPEAALTAAATFRSIEDGIAAAAAVMASGLRPSLLEFLDQPTLRAIQDYRDMGLPEDVGSMLLAQSDRGPRAAEDVARIAAICVEHGAIEVAEASDVEESRMLLEARRLVNSALEPLGTTLIDDVSVPRSQLVALLRGIAEIGAKYQVLICCPGHVGDGNMHPTVVFDRNDPAAEERALEAFGAVMELGLRLGGTITGEHGIGTLKANWLETELGPVGLELHRRIKRAFDPDNLLNPGKVLR; the protein is encoded by the coding sequence ATGAGCGATCCGCTGGTAGCGCGGCTCCGGTCAGTGCTCGGTGACGGCGCGGTGGTCGATGATCCCGATGTGCTCGACAGCCATCGGCACGATCACGCGACGTTCTCGCCGGCCGGGGTGCCGCGCCTGCTCGTGCGGCCGACCAGCACGGCCGAGGTCCAGGACGTCCTGCGGGCCGCGTCGGAGTTCCGCGTCCCCGTTGTGACACAAGGTGCGCGGACCGGGCTGTCGGGGGCTGCCAACGCCAGCGACGGGTGCTTGTTGCTGTCGACCTCGCGAATGAACCGCATCCTGGAGGTCTCCGTCGAGGACCAGGTCGCGGTGGTTCAGCCGGGAGTGGTGAACGCCGACCTCTCGCGAGCCGTGCTGGAGCAGGAGCTGTTCTATCCGCCCGACCCGTCGTCGTGGGAGATGTCCACGATTGGCGGCAACATCGCGACCAACGCGGGTGGGTTGTGTTGCGTGAAGTACGGCGTGACGTCGGACTTCGTGCGCGCTGTGGAGGTGGTGCTCGCGTCGGGCGAGGTGGTTCGCACCGGGCGGCGAGCGGCGAAGGGCGTCGCCGGATACGACTTGACGCGGTTGATCGTGGGGTCGGAGGGCACGCTGGGCGTCGTCACCGAGGCGACGCTGGCGTTGCGTCCGGCGCCCGAGGCCGCGCTGACGGCGGCGGCCACGTTCCGCTCGATCGAGGACGGGATCGCGGCCGCGGCGGCGGTGATGGCGTCAGGGCTGCGGCCTTCGCTGCTGGAGTTCCTGGACCAGCCGACGCTGCGGGCGATCCAGGACTACCGCGACATGGGTCTGCCGGAGGACGTCGGCTCGATGCTGCTCGCGCAGTCCGACCGTGGGCCTCGCGCCGCCGAGGACGTGGCCCGGATCGCCGCGATCTGCGTCGAGCACGGGGCGATCGAGGTCGCGGAGGCCTCCGACGTCGAGGAATCGCGGATGCTGCTCGAGGCGCGACGGCTGGTGAACTCCGCGCTCGAACCACTCGGGACCACCCTGATCGACGACGTCTCCGTACCGCGCTCGCAGCTGGTCGCGTTGTTGCGGGGGATCGCCGAGATCGGCGCGAAGTACCAGGTGCTGATTTGTTGCCCAGGGCATGTAGGTGACGGGAACATGCATCCGACCGTGGTGTTCGACCGCAACGACCCGGCGGCCGAGGAGCGAGCGCTGGAGGCGTTCGGCGCCGTGATGGAGCTGGGCCTGCGCCTGGGTGGAACCATCACCGGCGAGCACGGTATCGGCACCCTCAAGGCCAATTGGCTGGAGACGGAACTCGGACCCGTGGGCCTCGAGCTCCATCGCCGGATCAAGCGCGCCTTCGACCCGGACAACCTCCTCAACCCCGGGAAGGTTCTGCGGTGA
- a CDS encoding U32 family peptidase, with product MNLREARALLADRGFGPGDASTRTFPDGSPYKVEIPSCEGPRVMTAVLEEAKSRGITIDRVSQGSGVMMLTDGEIEEMLSLGAAAGVEVCLFLGPRGSWDIGGQAKVSAAVGGVARGNDQVAASLCDAFRAVELGVRSLLVGDIGVLEILGQLKIEGELPADLVLKTSVLMPLPNAPTARLYERLGATSLNVSTDLPVPVLAEIRSVTTVPIDMYIEVPDDQGGHVRFYDVPEIVRVAAPVYLKMGLRNAPNIYPVGAHLASTAEALGRERVRRAELILRLLAEQDEG from the coding sequence ATGAACCTTCGCGAAGCACGTGCCCTGCTCGCCGATCGCGGCTTCGGGCCCGGCGACGCCTCGACCCGGACGTTCCCGGACGGGTCGCCGTACAAGGTCGAGATCCCTTCCTGCGAGGGGCCGCGGGTGATGACCGCGGTGCTCGAGGAAGCCAAGTCGCGCGGCATCACGATCGACCGGGTCTCGCAGGGCAGCGGCGTGATGATGCTGACCGACGGCGAGATCGAGGAGATGCTCTCGCTCGGCGCCGCCGCGGGAGTCGAAGTCTGTCTGTTCCTCGGGCCGCGCGGCTCCTGGGACATCGGTGGTCAGGCCAAGGTCTCGGCCGCGGTCGGTGGTGTTGCGCGGGGCAACGATCAGGTCGCGGCCTCGCTCTGCGACGCCTTCCGTGCGGTTGAGCTCGGCGTCCGGAGCCTGCTGGTCGGCGACATCGGCGTACTGGAGATCCTCGGCCAGTTGAAGATCGAGGGCGAGCTGCCCGCGGATCTGGTGCTGAAGACCTCGGTGCTGATGCCGTTGCCGAACGCACCGACCGCTCGGCTGTACGAACGGCTCGGGGCGACCAGCCTGAACGTGTCGACCGACCTGCCGGTGCCGGTGCTCGCGGAGATCCGTTCGGTGACGACGGTGCCGATCGACATGTACATCGAGGTCCCCGACGACCAGGGCGGCCACGTCCGCTTCTACGACGTACCGGAGATCGTCCGGGTCGCGGCGCCCGTCTACCTGAAGATGGGGCTGCGCAACGCGCCGAACATCTACCCGGTCGGCGCTCACCTCGCCAGTACGGCGGAAGCCCTCGGCCGCGAACGCGTCCGGCGAGCGGAGTTGATCCTGCGCCTCCTCGCCGAACAGGATGAAGGATGA
- a CDS encoding DUF2088 domain-containing protein translates to MSWGPFEAVRGLRPSGSLPQVTPIRRILSDLPVSADPYADALAALEPLRDRIRPDARIAVTAGSRGIRDLVPVVKAAVDWLKSVGAAPFVIPAMGSHGGATADGQREMLEGLGITPESVGCPIEATMETVVVGTLDDGTEIHHDAIAAKADGVLLVNRVKPHTDFHGPIESGIAKILAIGLGNHRGAASLHAGGIPSLGGNIEAAARMVIAQGKILGGLAILENSLDQTASVELVAADGIAGAAENALLQRASSMLGRLPFEELDVLVIDELGKDKSGAGMDTNVIGRCWVHGIPEFESPSIAAISVHSLTPASHGNASGLGLADVIPARLLEQIDLRASYVNALTSGAGGARRSRLPMVMEDDEAAVLAAVTMCGRRHWSELRLARIKDTLSPDELMVTPALLDEAAERFDLEITGTARDLTSAGSLGPWSER, encoded by the coding sequence ATGAGCTGGGGTCCGTTCGAGGCAGTCCGCGGGTTGCGGCCGTCCGGGAGCCTGCCGCAGGTGACTCCGATCCGGCGGATTCTCTCGGATCTGCCGGTGTCGGCCGACCCGTACGCGGACGCGCTTGCGGCGCTCGAACCGCTGCGCGACCGGATCCGTCCCGACGCCCGGATCGCGGTGACGGCGGGCAGCCGGGGGATCCGCGATCTCGTCCCGGTGGTGAAGGCAGCCGTCGACTGGTTGAAGTCGGTCGGGGCCGCTCCGTTCGTGATCCCGGCGATGGGGTCGCACGGCGGCGCGACGGCGGACGGGCAGCGCGAGATGCTCGAGGGCCTCGGCATCACCCCGGAGTCGGTCGGCTGCCCGATCGAGGCGACGATGGAGACCGTCGTCGTCGGCACCCTGGACGACGGCACCGAGATCCACCACGACGCGATCGCCGCCAAGGCCGACGGCGTACTGCTGGTGAACCGCGTCAAGCCGCACACCGACTTCCACGGACCGATCGAGAGCGGTATCGCGAAGATCCTCGCGATCGGCCTCGGCAACCACCGCGGCGCCGCCTCGCTGCACGCCGGCGGCATTCCGTCGCTCGGCGGCAACATCGAGGCCGCGGCCCGGATGGTGATTGCACAGGGCAAGATTCTCGGCGGTCTCGCGATCCTGGAGAACTCGCTCGACCAGACCGCGTCGGTCGAGCTCGTCGCCGCCGACGGGATCGCCGGCGCGGCCGAGAACGCCTTGCTGCAAAGGGCTTCCAGCATGCTCGGCCGGTTGCCGTTCGAGGAACTCGACGTCCTGGTGATCGACGAGCTGGGCAAGGACAAGTCCGGCGCCGGCATGGACACCAACGTGATCGGCCGGTGCTGGGTGCACGGGATCCCGGAGTTCGAGTCGCCGTCGATCGCCGCGATCAGCGTGCACTCGCTGACGCCGGCCTCGCACGGCAACGCGTCCGGGCTCGGGCTGGCCGACGTCATCCCGGCCCGGCTGCTGGAGCAGATCGACCTGCGGGCGAGTTACGTGAACGCGCTCACCTCCGGCGCCGGCGGTGCGCGGCGTTCCCGGTTGCCGATGGTGATGGAGGACGACGAGGCCGCCGTACTCGCGGCTGTGACGATGTGCGGGCGACGGCACTGGTCCGAGCTGCGGCTGGCGCGGATCAAGGACACGCTGTCCCCGGACGAGTTGATGGTGACGCCGGCCCTGCTGGACGAGGCGGCCGAGCGGTTCGATCTGGAGATCACCGGTACGGCGCGTGACCTGACGTCCGCCGGGAGCCTTGGACCTTGGAGCGAGAGATGA
- a CDS encoding IlvD/Edd family dehydratase, which translates to MTDQPPTNERAVDEPDEPIGLRSFDHWFGEKGRNGFIHRSWMKSQGFSEEAFDGRPVIGICNTWSELTPCNAHLRRLADSVKRGVWQAGGFPLEFPVMSLGETLLRPTAMLFRNLLSMDVEESLRGNPLDGVVLLTGCDKTTPGSIMGAASVDLPTVVVTGGPMLNGKFRGCDIGSGTAVWRFTQDLNAGRMSAEDFAAAEAGQSRSNGHCMTMGTASTMACMAEALGLQLTGSAAIPAVDSRRYVIAQKSGQRIVEMVKEDLKISDILTRDAFANAVRANAAIGGSTNFVIHLLAIAGRVGVDVTLDDIDEWARGVPWLVDLQPSGKYLMEDFYYAGGLPAVLKEILPLLKTEAITVTGKTIGENVANAERIEATYPGAAPGSETYAVIRPVGDPLGSGAGTAVLKGNLAPDGAVIKQSAASERLSRHRGKALVFSSIEDYDKAVEDPDLDVDEDTVLVLQNAGPRGYPGMPEVGNMTIPRKLAEIGVDDMVRISDARMSGTAYGTVVLHVTPEAAVGGPLALVRTGDWIELDVPARRLHLDVPDEELEKRRADWQPPAPPTDRGWARLYVDHVTQANQGCDLDFLIGRTGSAVGRQSH; encoded by the coding sequence ATGACTGATCAGCCACCGACGAACGAACGGGCAGTAGACGAGCCGGACGAGCCGATCGGGCTGCGGAGTTTCGACCACTGGTTCGGCGAGAAGGGCCGCAACGGCTTCATCCACCGGTCGTGGATGAAGTCGCAGGGCTTCTCCGAGGAAGCGTTCGACGGGCGTCCGGTGATCGGGATCTGCAACACCTGGTCCGAGCTGACCCCGTGCAACGCGCACCTGCGCCGGCTCGCCGACTCGGTCAAGCGCGGAGTCTGGCAGGCGGGTGGGTTCCCGCTGGAGTTCCCGGTGATGTCGCTCGGCGAGACGCTGCTGCGACCGACGGCGATGCTCTTCCGCAACCTGCTCAGCATGGACGTCGAGGAGTCGCTGCGCGGCAACCCGCTCGACGGCGTCGTACTGCTGACCGGCTGCGACAAGACCACGCCCGGCTCGATCATGGGCGCCGCCAGCGTCGACCTGCCGACCGTCGTCGTGACCGGCGGTCCGATGTTGAACGGCAAATTCCGCGGCTGCGACATCGGCTCCGGTACGGCGGTCTGGCGCTTCACGCAGGACCTCAACGCCGGCCGGATGTCGGCCGAGGACTTCGCGGCGGCCGAGGCGGGGCAGTCCCGCAGCAACGGCCACTGCATGACCATGGGTACGGCGTCGACGATGGCGTGCATGGCCGAGGCGCTCGGACTGCAGCTGACCGGATCTGCCGCGATCCCCGCGGTCGACTCCCGCCGGTACGTGATCGCGCAGAAGTCCGGCCAGCGGATCGTCGAGATGGTCAAGGAAGACCTGAAGATCAGCGACATCCTGACCCGGGACGCCTTCGCGAACGCGGTCCGGGCGAACGCCGCGATCGGCGGCTCGACGAACTTCGTGATCCACCTGCTGGCGATCGCAGGCCGGGTCGGCGTCGACGTGACGCTGGACGATATCGACGAGTGGGCGCGTGGCGTCCCGTGGCTGGTCGACCTGCAGCCGTCCGGCAAGTACCTGATGGAGGACTTCTACTACGCCGGCGGCCTGCCCGCGGTGCTGAAGGAGATCCTGCCGCTGCTCAAGACCGAGGCGATCACGGTCACCGGAAAGACGATCGGCGAGAACGTCGCGAACGCGGAGCGGATCGAGGCGACGTACCCCGGTGCCGCTCCAGGCAGCGAGACGTACGCCGTGATCCGGCCGGTCGGCGATCCGCTCGGCAGCGGCGCCGGAACCGCCGTACTGAAGGGGAATCTGGCGCCGGACGGTGCGGTCATCAAGCAGTCGGCGGCGTCGGAGCGGCTCTCCCGGCATCGCGGCAAGGCGCTCGTGTTCAGCAGCATCGAGGACTACGACAAGGCGGTCGAGGACCCGGACCTCGATGTCGACGAGGACACCGTGCTCGTGTTGCAGAACGCGGGACCCCGCGGTTACCCGGGGATGCCCGAGGTCGGCAACATGACGATCCCGCGCAAGCTCGCCGAGATCGGCGTCGACGACATGGTGCGGATCTCGGACGCCCGGATGAGCGGTACGGCGTACGGCACCGTCGTACTGCATGTCACGCCGGAGGCGGCCGTCGGCGGACCGTTGGCGCTGGTCCGGACCGGTGACTGGATCGAGCTCGACGTACCGGCGCGGCGGCTGCATCTCGACGTACCGGACGAGGAGCTGGAGAAGCGCCGCGCGGACTGGCAGCCGCCCGCGCCACCGACGGACCGCGGTTGGGCCCGCCTCTACGTCGACCACGTAACCCAGGCAAACCAGGGCTGCGACCTCGACTTCCTGATCGGCCGCACGGGCTCCGCAGTCGGTCGGCAGAGCCACTGA
- a CDS encoding aldehyde dehydrogenase (NADP(+)), whose amino-acid sequence MTPDTTPAQLEQALASAAGAAAAFAAAAPAVRAGWIRAVADALDGASDELVPIAMRESSLPQARLTGEVARSTGQLRMFADALEGGSLLEVIIDTADAQAKPVPRPDLRRVLVPLGPVLVFAASNFPFAFSVCGGDTASALAAGCPVIVKAHPGHPELSARTAEVMIEALKAAGAPDGTFGLIAGFDVGVTALKDPRITAAGFTGSVPAGKALHEIAVTRPEPIPFYGELGSLNPVFVTQAAIDARGKDIAGGYVGSFTLGVGQFCTKPGLLFLPTGHGLQEQLVEAVGGVAAAPMLNDRIKDGFSSGLDRLEKVDGIRVLASGGATLLQTTVGELLARRDEILEECFGPVSIVVEYDGVEELKQAVEAFEGNLTATLHAEDSDAALARELLPLLTARAGRVLWNGWPTGVAVSWAQHHGGPFPSTVGSIHTSVGVTAARRFQRPVAYQDAPDAVLPDVLKDSNPAGISRRVNGTVTTGEVSR is encoded by the coding sequence ATGACCCCCGACACCACTCCCGCTCAGCTCGAGCAGGCTCTTGCCTCGGCGGCCGGTGCTGCGGCTGCGTTTGCCGCTGCGGCGCCCGCTGTTCGGGCCGGGTGGATTCGCGCCGTCGCAGACGCGTTGGACGGGGCGTCCGACGAGCTCGTGCCGATCGCGATGCGTGAGAGCTCTCTTCCCCAGGCGCGGCTCACGGGTGAGGTCGCGCGCAGTACCGGCCAGCTGCGGATGTTCGCCGACGCGCTCGAAGGAGGCTCGTTGCTGGAAGTCATCATCGACACGGCCGACGCGCAGGCCAAGCCGGTACCGCGCCCGGATCTCCGCCGCGTCCTGGTACCGCTCGGACCGGTCCTGGTGTTTGCCGCCAGCAACTTCCCGTTCGCGTTCAGCGTCTGCGGCGGCGACACCGCCTCCGCACTGGCGGCCGGTTGTCCGGTGATCGTCAAGGCACACCCGGGACATCCCGAGTTGTCCGCACGGACCGCCGAGGTCATGATCGAGGCGCTGAAGGCAGCCGGGGCACCGGACGGGACGTTCGGCCTGATCGCCGGCTTCGACGTCGGCGTCACCGCACTCAAGGATCCCCGGATCACCGCGGCCGGCTTCACCGGTTCGGTCCCGGCCGGCAAGGCGCTGCACGAGATCGCGGTCACGCGCCCGGAGCCGATCCCGTTCTACGGCGAGCTCGGCAGCCTCAACCCGGTGTTCGTCACCCAGGCCGCAATCGATGCCCGCGGCAAGGACATCGCCGGCGGGTACGTCGGATCGTTCACGCTCGGTGTCGGCCAGTTCTGCACCAAGCCCGGACTGCTCTTCCTGCCGACCGGCCACGGCCTGCAGGAGCAGCTCGTCGAGGCTGTTGGCGGAGTCGCCGCGGCACCGATGCTGAACGATCGCATCAAGGACGGCTTCAGCTCGGGTCTCGACCGCCTCGAGAAGGTCGACGGCATCCGGGTGCTGGCGTCCGGCGGCGCGACGTTGCTCCAGACCACAGTCGGCGAGCTGCTGGCCCGCCGTGACGAGATCCTCGAAGAATGCTTCGGACCGGTCTCCATCGTCGTCGAGTACGACGGGGTCGAGGAGCTCAAGCAAGCCGTCGAGGCATTCGAAGGCAACCTGACGGCCACGCTGCACGCGGAGGATTCCGACGCTGCACTGGCCCGTGAGCTGCTGCCGCTTCTGACTGCGCGCGCCGGGCGCGTGCTCTGGAACGGCTGGCCGACCGGCGTCGCCGTCTCTTGGGCTCAGCACCACGGTGGCCCCTTCCCGTCGACCGTCGGCTCGATCCACACCAGCGTCGGCGTGACCGCGGCCCGCCGGTTCCAGCGGCCGGTGGCCTACCAGGACGCTCCGGATGCGGTGCTCCCCGACGTACTGAAGGACTCGAACCCGGCCGGCATCAGCCGCCGGGTGAACGGAACCGTGACCACAGGTGAGGTGTCGCGATGA